A stretch of DNA from Brachyhypopomus gauderio isolate BG-103 chromosome 7, BGAUD_0.2, whole genome shotgun sequence:
AGATGTCCTGCGTGTTCTCGCTGACGTCTGAGATGGGGCCTCCTGTAGAACATCTTTTAAGCCACACCCAGTCACCCTGCCAAATAACACACGCTATATATcaccaatacacacacttcatcaataaacaacacacacttcatcatcaatacacaacatacacacacacacacacacaggcacctcAAACACAGCCACGCTGGAGCTCTCTGGACAGGATGTGATGTAGCTGCGTCCTGAGACAGAGTGGCAAGGGGTCTTCTCATTTACCGCACCTTTCACTGTACTGTCCTCAAACTGCttctgcagacagacagacacagcagagagacagaagagagacagacagatacacagGCATACTTCTGACTTCTGATGTCCATCTCCAAAAACAAGGTgttgaagagagagaaagacatgaGGCATGGAGTGAGGAGAcgaagagagaaagggacagaaggagagagagagagaaagagagagaggaagagagagagaaaatagggAGACATTACTAACCCTCTTGCTGTATTGTGTGTTGATGAAGACCAGATCGTCCAGAGTGAGCACTATCTTCAAGGggcctccaccccctccacccccaaacACTCCCAAGATGCCCACCTGCCCTGACTTCCTGCAGACCATGGAAGAACAGGAACATGCTGAGGTCATCTAGGGTCACGTAGAGTCATCACAGAACCATCCGCATCATTCACTTCAAGATTTCAGCCAGTTGCCAAATCTCCTTCTACTGCATCAGCAGCACACGGCCGACTGCACAAACATCTACACTGCACAGTGCACGCTGCACAACTCTCATATACTCTACCCATTACTACTCTCTCTCATATACTCTCCCCATCACTGCTCTTGTATACTCTCATATACTCTCCCCATCACTACTCTCGTATACTCTCATATACTCTCCCCATCACTACTCTCATATACTCTCGTATACACTCCCCATCACTACTCTCGTATACTCTCCCCATCACTACTCTCATATACTCTCGTATACTCTCCCCATCACTACTCTCATATACTCTCCCCATCACTACTCTCATATACTCTCGTATACTCTCCCCATCACTACTCTCATATACTCTCCCCATCACTACTCTCGTATACTCTCATATACTCTCCCCATCACTACTCACGTATACCCCATCACTACTATCAAATACTCTCATATACTCTCCCCATTACTACTCTCGTGTACTCTCATATACTCTCCCCATCACTACTCTTGTATACTCCCCACTGCCGCACTCCACCCGTGgcacccaaacacacatcatCTCCTTCATTTTCTAATCACAGGACGTCACCGTAAAGCACGCAACACGTAGAGCGCTCTTACTTCATATGGTAGAGGAAGAGACTCGCGGCCACAAAGGCACAGAAGAGCAGGAAAAGGAAGAAGAAGGTTAGCCCGTCCACacctggagagggaggtgaaCACAAGCGTGAGAAGTTTTGTGCACTTATCAGCTCATTAATTATGCAGAGGTCCGCCCAGGACATGGCCACACCCAATGCTCCACCTTACCGCCACTGCAAGCCACATAGGTGCTGAACCAGCAGGTGGCGTCGCTGCCGGGAGATGCCCCTGCGAAGTGGATGGACCGGCCCATGTACTTGAGGGTCCCGCCCACGCCGTCCGTGTTCTCCGCCTCCAGGACGTGGGTGCAGTGCAGCGTGTTGCCGACTCCGTCCGTGTCCAGCACCACATACTGCACCTGCATGCCCCGTCCCTGGTCGCCCGCCCACAGCGGCTGGTTGAAGCCAGCAAGCTGGAAGCCGCTCTGGACCTGCCCCAGGGAGTCGCCCGACACCCAGCGGCCGCCACCCACCGCTCGCGTCTGCTCCACCACTGAGGCCGTGTAGTACAGCATGTTGTAGATGGAGGCGAAGAATGGAGACACCtttgtagagagagggagagggggtagagagagggagaggggggagagagagatggagggagagagagagagagagagagagagaaagagagagggggagagggagggagagacggagagagagagaagcagaaaaTGCTCTGATTAAACTAGCGTTTAATTTAGAGGGTTTATAGTTAAAGAGTTTAGAGTTAAGTTTAAAGAGAACAATCATAATAAAGATGTAAAGACTCAGGAGACACACCAGACATATGTATTATGTTTTAAAGGACTTTGTTTGGATCGGTTATAACTAATGCTAGAGCTGGCTCACtgccagtggtggacagtaatgAAGTATTAAGTaactgttttgtgttttttttttactttactcaagtatttcccatttttgtaacttttagttttactccactacatttgaAAGTGAAATAATTAACTTTTTACTCTACTAGCTACATTATGTGAAAGCTGTCGTTACTGCAGGCTTCTTGTGTTCAACAAAGTAACGTCAAAACAAAAGCACGCCCACCAATCAGCGTACAATTCAACGGTAACGCAAGCACCAGTCAGCATACAGTTAAACGGTAATGCAACAGCATACAAGTTTGAAAGAAAATAAGCCTATTTTAAATGGATGAATCTACTAACGCGCCCCACACAAGCCATGGCCTTATTTGAAGTAGTCGAGGGAAAAAACGCATTCGTTTTCAAGTGTCTTCTCTACCTGACTCAGTATCAAAAATTCCCCATCCAATTTAAAGAAGCATGTAGAGGTGAGATAATTTCATTATCATTTATCTTAATGAGAAATCTAACAGTATCTTGCAGCAAACCgtttctttgtgtatgttaaaataagtccgACGTTATCATTGTATCCatggttagttagctagctagctaagtaggCTATTGCTAGTTCTCAACCGAAAACTGCCTTAGCAACACACTCGGcatgtagctagctaggttagctagctagttatttgttttaccatagttcatGAATGTACTATGAATAGTACTTGGAGCTTCCAGCTAAATGCATTGatattgtaaaataataaacatttgaacATAGCACTTAACGTTagaaaacaaattatatttaaTAGGTTTTACATGCATAGCATGGTGCTAAAACAGTTAGCAGGTAAAAGTTTGGGCTTTTGCATATGCTAAAACTATCTAAAGTATTCTGCAATAACTAAATTATTCTGTATCCTATTTGGATGGTGcagtaaaatacaggaaatgtttattttattcatcAAATAGAATAGAAATAGAGATTGATTTGGATTTATCTGTATTTGCAATAGCAAATAAATCTTTAACCAAAATATAGCTTGTTCGCAAAAAGTTACTTCATAGCCACTTGGTGCTACCAAATAGAAATTACATACCTTCTGTTTTTTCTGCTTATGATAATtttaataaacaataaaatgaaCACTATAATcatataattaataatattaaaatatttgtgtATAAAGAGTTGAGCCTGTCCACATAAATTAGTTGATTATGAAAGAGTCATGGTATAGAGATATATAGAGATAACAGGATATTAAAGCCTAATTTATAGAGCCTAACTGATGGAACGTTACTttcaatacttaagtacatttgaaggccaatacttttgtacttttactcaagtagaagTCTAAAGggagtaatgttttaccttgggtatctgtactttaggCTATGGTTTGTGTATGTGGTTTGTCGTCCACTGCTGACTGGTATAGTGCAAACTTCAGAAGCTAAGTGGCTAAAACTAAAGTTAGCATTGTCAGATGATACTGGATACATTCAAACAGTCAGAGGGGCGGAGCCTCAGTTGCCCAGCTAACAGATACCCTGACAACATCTCAAGAGGGACAGCAAGGCAAACATTTCAAACAAAAGTACTGAGATTCCCTGAGTCTCTGAAAGCAGATTTCATTATTCCTAATGATGAAGAAGTAAAAGTAAACCACACCCATCATGTGCAGTTAACATACATGTGTACAGGGAATTAACACCACAGCAATGAGAGTTCTCTCCTCTGCAGCATCTCACATAATCTGAGGTGGTTCAAGTCAAATGTACCCAGACACCTCAGACACTGGAGAAATGAGACAGCTGCTTTCTTCAGGAATAAAGAGTTTCAGCTGAAGTGTACAGAAGCTCAGAAGATACAGAAATGCGGCAAAACAATAAATTCGGAATAAAACTTGACAACAGAAGACCATAAGCCTTCACTCAGGGGAGGGCCAGTGTGGGTCCAGCCCTGGTTACTGGAACAATCTGCAGTCCTGGACCTAAACAACATGGAGGTGACATTTCTGCTCCATGCAGATGAATCTGCTGCCCTGCAGAGCAAACATGTGGACCAGAACCAGGCTCTGACAGACAAGATGGACAAAACCTTACAGGAAAAGCCAATGCTCAGGACGACAGGCACTGTATGGAAGTAGTGCATGGGGTCACCACAACTACGCTAGATGAGATGAGCATCCCATGCATAATTCTGTAAAAATATGTTCAAAGTTGAGATTAAAGCAGCGACTAATGCATGCAGAGACTAGTGAACTATAATATAATAGAGCTTTCACCCTGACTGCTATGTGCCACTGTAACTGAGCTGATCCTGTTGCATGAGACTAACATTAAACCCTTTAATGGATTAGATATTATCTGGATTAGATATGATCCTATTGTGAATAGTGTCAACAGTGTGCACTAGCTGCTGTTTTCAATAATCAGCAACTGCAAGGCATTGTGAACGTAACTGTATGTTTACCAAACAATTAGCTGACTGACATGAACACCATGATACGAGCAATTAGAAACTGTAGGTTTACAAAGTGTCGTCTCTATATAACTGTTCACACAACAAACAGCAACAGGGACAGTTTGTTAGTTAGTGCTAACTCCTGATCTCCTCGAACTGCACCACACATGTGAGGGTTCCTGGGAGGTTCCTCTATGATGTGCCCCTCCTCCTAAAGCCTCACCTGTTCAGGTGTGGCAGTGCTGCGTATCTCctgcctctcctgggcctccctGAAGGCCTCGTAGAAGTTCTGCTCCCCTTGGTCCATGGTGATGGTGAGGACGCCGTCATAGGCTCTCCGCAGCGGGGCGTCCTCAGCCAGCGCCGGGTAGCTGATGTTCCTGTACGGCAGCGGGTAGAGCAGCGTGTCGTACGGGATAAAGACGTAGCCGCGGTCCACCATGCGCATGTGCGTGGCCGTGGTCAGCAGTGTGCGCTGGGTCTCACCGCCCATGAGGGCTGACTGCATGCACATGATGACCACTGTGGAGGAACACGGACAAgcccatggacacacacacaagcacacacacacaaacacatgccaaATGATAAATATGGTCCCATATGATGATTTGGTATAGCCCATTGAGTGGCAGAGCCAGAAAATCTAAGTggacattaacattttaaaggCAATGCAATCCTTTACTATTTAGTCATTAATTGAATCATTAATGATGTCATTAATTAGTttgtaaattaattaattaatttaatacaaaGCTCCATCATTTTCATGGACGCACTCACCTCTCACGCGGTCTGCTCCGCGGATCTTCTCCAGGGCCGAGCGGGGCCCGTCGCCTTCCGTGCTGACGTTGACCACGGTGCGTACGGGCAGGCCCAGCGCACGCAGCGAGGCAGCGAGCTCACGTGCCGTCTCCACCCACAGGTCGCTCTGCTCCACCGCTACGGCCACGTGCGCCCAGCGGAAGTAGCGCAGGACAGCGAAGAGCACGTGCGACGCCAGTGGCATTGGCCTCAGCACCACGGGGGAGGAGCCTGCGCCAGGCCCCGCCCTCACCCCTGGGCACGCCCATGGAAGCAGGGGCACGTTCCAGTGCTCGGCCAGCAGGGCAGCGGCGGTGCAGTACCCTGGGTTGGCTGGCCCCAGGAAGGCGGAGGCGTAGCCCTGGAGCGAGGCGAAACGTGCCAGGGCCCGTGATGTCCGGCAGTCCTCGTTAACCAGTGTGTAGTCGTACCAGTAGCCTCGGTTCAGGTCGGGGTCCTTGTTGATGCGGGTGACGGCCAGGCGGGCCGCCACGTCGGGCAGGGATTCGGAGTACATGGGGTCACACGTCCAGGGCCCCACCAGGGCGATCCTGAAGGTGGCGCTCCAGACTTCGTGGGGCAAGTGGGAGAGTATGAGCAGAGAGAGTAGGAGGCAGGGGGCACGCGAGCTGTGGTAACGCAGTACCCCGCTGTACGAGGAGGGAGGGCTGTCCGCTGGGCGGGCCTGCCGGGGGGTTGCTGTGGAAGGTTCCGGATGCCATCGTGGATGGTGTGATTGCCAGAGGAATATAGAGTCTCTGTGGGTGGccattttgtttttctcttgATGGGTGTCAGGGAAAGAGAGACTGTGGAAgaaggaacagtgtgtgtgtgtgtgtgtttttggagtGTTTTTAAATGTACATGTTAAATTAGAACAAAAAGATGTAAGGGAGAGAaaaaagtaacaaaaatataaaGACATGATTAGACATTGCAAGACAGAGTACTTGAACCTGCCCTGCACCCAGGAAAAAGAGACAGAATTTAGGTAAAGgccaacccacacatcacctccagagaTTTGAAGATCTCTCTGGcagcatctgggataaatgtacataCGTCTACAATCAGGCCAAAACATGACATggcattcatgggagagttgctaTAAGGAAACCTCtctctcaagaaagaacaaagttgcccGTTGtgcacttggacaaaccagaggttttctggaagtccattctctggacagatgagtccaaaatgtatttatttatttggccaCAGTCACAGGCACCAATTTTggagaaaagtcaacactgcatataaagagaagaacttCCTCCTAACaatgaagcatggtggtggaaatgtgatggtctgggccTGCTTTTCTGCCTCCAGACCTGGACGAATCATTATCCAGGGAACCACCAATACCCAGGCCCATCAACAAATTCTTGACCAGAATCTCGGATGGAAATGGATTATGTATCAAGGCAACAACCTAAAGCACCAACAGAACTATCAAGGAATGGACTAAGAGAAAGAACATTTGCACTCTGGATTGACCCGGACTTCAATCCCATAAAAATGCAGTGGGAAGATCTGAAGTGGGCGGTATATGCCAGATGTCGCTCCAACCTCTCTAAACTGAGTTCTACTAGGAGGAGTGGACAAACATTACAAAAAGCAGATGTGAGACACTCATTTGTGGTTACCAAAGAcgtttggttgaagtaatggctgcaaaaggaggCGCCACAAGCTACTAACCAAAGGTGTCagaagtattcacattcattactcaggTAGAAGTATAGATATTTGGTATTTGTACTTtgttacttgacacctctgctacTAACtaagatacacacatacatttgcCCTTGGCAGAATTTCAGTTTTGGGAGAGAGAAATTACATTTGGTTAATGAatgatgaaaattatttttaaccTGGTCTGTCCCTTATTTTGAATTTTGGATGTTCATTTTATAAGATtactaaattttttttttttttttttttttttaagaaaacaaTGTTTAGGTAGTTCATAAACATTCAAGCGGCGATGTGAACATTTTAATTCTGCTATTTAAATATGAAAACACATCTACAACTTTATCCACGATTCCACTGGCAACCAAAAAATGCCCCCACATTCCTTACTATCCTACAGCAGAAAAAAATATACCAGAGCTCACCATCAGATATTGACCTGCCCTATCTCTGTATACTAGACCATCTCGCAGCTAATGCATGTTAATCTGTGGTGGCATGAGATAAATTAGCAACCACAAGGTCAGCCATTGTGGTGGGAATGCTATCTTAATCTAGGGAATGCTAACTTAATCCAGAACAGAATttacccaataaatatgctTCCCTGGGCAATATATTAGCTGATTATCATAATTAAGACctatacaaaataaaatgctAACCATCTGTTATTTAAAACGAATTGCCTACTGAGTCATCTATTTCTACTGCATGTAGTACATAGATGTTACAAGTTAAGTCTACTTCAAATGGAGCatcaaacctttttttttttaaagacaaaAAAATGACAGATTTGGGAAAGGGAGGAGGGTCTTAACTGACCTCGAAGGTTGTGTCTAATAGATGGTGTTCTCCCGTGGATCATCCATCAGATGGCTGGAGGTGTGGACAGCTACAACCGCTCCAATAGAAATCAGTTTTCAAATCCAAGAATAAAAATCAGTCAATTAATAATCAGATTAATTGATTCAGATCACACAAAGGAGGAGGGATTCGGAATTGTTGAAAATTGTTATTCCAGTCAAGGTTAAGAAACAGAAATGTCATACAAATATTTTCTAACAAAAATGTTCTGaataaaaatagaaatctcttcATAAAGGAAATtaagtttttttctctttcctcAAGGGCAGAGGCCACGTTTACCGGACTGGGTCTTTCCCCAAACCAAGCTGCCTTCTtagagcaggtggaggagagcggCCCTGAGCCCTGGGTATTACTGGAGAAAGGCAGatttaatgagagagagagagagagagagagagagaaagagaaaaagggaGGGCAGGTGAACACTGGGTCCAAGTGATGATTTCTCGATCttcttggagagagagagagagagagagagagagagagagagagagagtgtgtgtgtgtgtgtgtgtgtgtgtgtgtgtgtgtgtgtgtgtgtgtgtgtgtgcatgttaatGAAAAGGCAGAGCTAatactgatctgaggtcagggTGATGAGAGACCagcactgatctgagatcaaGGTGATAGGGGCCagcactgatctgaggtcagggTGATGCCAGCACTGCTGCAACGACACCTACACTCCAGGCTTCACCCAGCCACAGGAGCAGTGGTGaactggtgagagagagagagagagagagagagagagagagagagagagagagagagagagagagagagagggtgacagagaaaaagtgaggggagagaaagagagctagCAGGAAAAAAGGGTTAAGTGCAAATTGAACAAAGGCCTTTGGTGGGAAAGCTTTTATAGGCTGTGCTGATTccatcatttctctctctctctctctctctctctctctctctttctctttctatctatctctctctctgcaggagCTTGGTAAGAGGCTTGCAGGTTGAACCTCAGTATAGTCCAGCCCATGCCACCTAATCTGATTAGACCAACTGGACTTCATTGGTTGTGAAACaggatgacacacacaaacacacacacacacaaacacacacactgatgttgaGAACCAGTGAGCTTAGAACTGGACTCTGCCATCTGTAATTTTCTAGTACCTGCAGCAGAAGCAGGAATTCATGTAATTCTGTTTCTTGAAGAGGGCGCTAGAGTGATAGAGAggcaaaaagagagagggaaggaagaGAGAGCAAAGAACAAACGAGAGATGAAGTATGAAAGACTGAGAGACAAAGAGCAGAGAAGAAGCACGACATATCCAGCTCAGGTCAGAAACAGACATGGCACCTCTTACTAGATTTATGCCCAGGACTTTGTTCTTGATAGCAGCTTTAACAAGGTCAGTGCCCTCCTGCACGGCAGCACCAGAGCAGAGGGCAGCGAATGACAGCAGGGGGCGGCCATCACAACGCTTACTGTCCCATAGTGGCTGCACCcccaaccacaccccctctccgcAAACCACACCCCCTTTCCCCTACACATGGCTGCCATAGATTGGGAGGTTTCTTGGGTTTTcacgtttgtgttttgttggtTGTAGTTGTGGAAAGTTAATTTTTGTTCCACTATTTCTCTGTCCATTAACGTCATTGGTTCTTCagcattttaaaaacatttttatgaaaacTTGTAAATTGGTTAATGAATGATAATAGTTTGAGTACttataattaatattttagCCTCATTTTACCCGTGTGTAAAAGGCTGTTTTAGCCTCATTTTACCCGTGTGTAAAAGGCTGTTTTAGCCTCATTTTACCCGTGTGTAAAAGGCTGTTTTGGCCTCATTTTACCCGTGTGTAAAAGGCTGTTTTGGCCTCATTTTACCCGTGTGTAAAAGGCTGTTTTGGCCTCATTTTACCCGTGTGTAAAAGGCTGTTTTGGCCTCATTTTACCCGTGTGTAAAAGGCTGTTTTACCCTCATTTTACCCGTGTGTAAAAGGCTGTTTTAGCCTCATTTTACCCGTGTGTAAAAGGCTGTTTTACCCTCATTTTACCCGTGTGTAAAAGGCTGTTTTAGCCTCATTTTACCCGTGTGTAAAAGGCTGTTTTAGCCTCATTTTACCCGTGTGTAAAAGGCTGTTTTAGCCTCATTTTACCCGTGTGTAAAAGGCTGTTTTAGCCTCATTTTACCCGTGTGTAAAAGGCTGTTTTAGCCTCATTTTAAAGTATACCATGTTCACACTGACAGGCGAGGGAAGTACAAAAACAAGGAAGTGATCACACCAGTCTCAGGAATAAGGGAGATTACCAACTCAAAACCACCACTTAATCCAAATTAAGGAAACAATTACAAAGGTGGCAGGCAGAGCGCCTCCATaccgtaacacacacacacacacacacacacacacacacacacacacttgaagcATAATCCACTTTTATTCAATAATATCTGATTGTACCAAAGTAAAGTAGAaatttgttttgattttgtgtAAAATGTATATAAAATGCAAAACCAAAATCTCAAAATGTAGTTAGTTGCTTGCTACAAGCTTGTGTAGTGTAGCTGTGACCCTGTTCTTGAGTCTACTCCTGGAGACCTGGAGTTACATTCTAGTCCTGCACCTGGAGATCTGGAGATACATTCTAACTTCATTCTAACTGCCCCTGGAGTCCATCTCAGCTACAAACCAAGAGCCTCCAGACTCCTGCTGTTGTCCACTATAGTGCAGCCCACGCCACGACAGTACATCTGTCGAATGCAGCGGAAGCAGAATAATGTGCTGCACCCAGGACATGTAACGTTGGGGCATATTCTCCCGTTGTGCGTGACCAGGGTGTTACACTTGGGACAGGCCCTGAAGAAGGGGCAGCCCTTGGCTGGGCTGCTAGGGTCCGTGATGCACTCCTCAGACAGCAGGACGGCGCGGAGGGCACAGCGGGCCGGACGGCAGGAGGCGTCGGCCTCCGCTGATTTGAGCCTCTCCAACTGACACGCCTTGCAGAAGCAGTAAATGTCATATGATTTGGAACACCGATGGCACATGGCACGATGCCCGTTCACCTTCACGGTGTCTGAGCCCTGGCAGAGTGGACACTGTGGAGGGAGGAATGTTATGGTCAGTGTCATACACTGGCAGTTTCTACCTCAACTCTGACTTTACAGTTTCAGTAATGAAAAAACTTTAATGTCTTCAGTTTCTTAGTGCCAGTCATGAAGAAGAAAGGGATACGAGGGAAGGGTGTGATCATGTGAGAAGTTCAGCGTCCTGAAGCTTTTTGGCACATTTACATAACATCAGCTTTCCTAACATTACAGCAGAGACATGTCTGGCCCCCACCCACCACAAACAAACACCAAATCCACCAACATGTTTTTGAATAACATCCAGCCTGTTTTCTGAGTTTAATCACTCCAACTCCAGACTGGCTACGTTAATCTTGACAAACCAGGTCCCCATGCATCATGGTTAATCAGATCCCCCAACACATCACGCTAGAAGAGTGCTTAACAGtatacacacgcaaacacacttaTTCCTCTTTGGGATTTACTCGGCCTACCTTTGAATTTGTAACAGAGACGTGTTGACTCATGATTCCAGTCCTTCCACAGTACACCTGCAGGTACAAGGCAAAGTCAGCAAgagtaaaggagtgagcgcagagtagaggtctgcacccgtcagaatat
This window harbors:
- the gucy2d gene encoding retinal guanylyl cyclase 1 isoform X1; protein product: MATHRDSIFLWQSHHPRWHPEPSTATPRQARPADSPPSSYSGVLRYHSSRAPCLLLSLLILSHLPHEVWSATFRIALVGPWTCDPMYSESLPDVAARLAVTRINKDPDLNRGYWYDYTLVNEDCRTSRALARFASLQGYASAFLGPANPGYCTAAALLAEHWNVPLLPWACPGVRAGPGAGSSPVVLRPMPLASHVLFAVLRYFRWAHVAVAVEQSDLWVETARELAASLRALGLPVRTVVNVSTEGDGPRSALEKIRGADRVRVVIMCMQSALMGGETQRTLLTTATHMRMVDRGYVFIPYDTLLYPLPYRNISYPALAEDAPLRRAYDGVLTITMDQGEQNFYEAFREAQERQEIRSTATPEQVSPFFASIYNMLYYTASVVEQTRAVGGGRWVSGDSLGQVQSGFQLAGFNQPLWAGDQGRGMQVQYVVLDTDGVGNTLHCTHVLEAENTDGVGGTLKYMGRSIHFAGASPGSDATCWFSTYVACSGGVDGLTFFFLFLLFCAFVAASLFLYHMKKSGQVGILGVFGGGGGGGPLKIVLTLDDLVFINTQYSKRKQFEDSTVKGAVNEKTPCHSVSGRSYITSCPESSSVAVFEGDWVWLKRCSTGGPISDVSENTQDIFIKLRDMRQENLNLFLGLFLDSGIFGVITEHCTRGSLQDLLSSEDMRLDWMFKSSLLMDLVRGMKHLHSRGVVHGRLKSRNCVVDGRFVLKVTDYGLNEIINSLNTTVEDSRPEDQLWTAPELLRSVKLMRKGTCAADVFSFSIIMQEVISRSSPYCMLDMPAKEIIEKLRSPPPLCRPCVSVDEAPLEVIQIMKQAWSEDPKLRPTFEEIFKQFKSLTKGKKTNLIDSMLRMLEQYSTNLEDLIRERTEELEVERQKTDALVAQMLPKSVALALKKGKPVTPEHFREATLYFSDIVGFTTISALSDPIEVVDLLNDLYTLFDSIIGMHDVYKVETIGDAYMVASGVPTRNGNRHAAEMANMSLDILSCISTFKMRHMPSVKVKIRIGLHSGPVVAGVVGLTMPRYCLFGDTVNTASRMESTGLPYRIHVNESTVQILRELRLGYQIETRGKTELKGKGVEETFWLVGKEGFTKPLPIPPDLTPGASNHGISLEEIPTDRRQRFLDRQKKMR
- the gucy2d gene encoding retinal guanylyl cyclase 1 isoform X2, giving the protein MATHRDSIFLWQSHHPRWHPEPSTATPRQARPADSPPSSYSGVLRYHSSRAPCLLLSLLILSHLPHEVWSATFRIALVGPWTCDPMYSESLPDVAARLAVTRINKDPDLNRGYWYDYTLVNEDCRTSRALARFASLQGYASAFLGPANPGYCTAAALLAEHWNVPLLPWACPGVRAGPGAGSSPVVLRPMPLASHVLFAVLRYFRWAHVAVAVEQSDLWVETARELAASLRALGLPVRTVVNVSTEGDGPRSALEKIRGADRVRVVIMCMQSALMGGETQRTLLTTATHMRMVDRGYVFIPYDTLLYPLPYRNISYPALAEDAPLRRAYDGVLTITMDQGEQNFYEAFREAQERQEIRSTATPEQVSPFFASIYNMLYYTASVVEQTRAVGGGRWVSGDSLGQVQSGFQLAGFNQPLWAGDQGRGMQVQYVVLDTDGVGNTLHCTHVLEAENTDGVGGTLKYMGRSIHFAGASPGSDATCWFSTYVACSGGVDGLTFFFLFLLFCAFVAASLFLYHMKKSGQVGILGVFGGGGGGGPLKIVLTLDDLVFINTQYSKRKQFEDSTVKGAVNEKTPCHSVSGRSYITSCPESSSVAVFEGDWVWLKRCSTGGPISDVSENTQDIFIKLRDMRQENLNLFLGLFLDSGIFGVITEHCTRGSLQDLLSSEDMRLDWMFKSSLLMDLVRGMKHLHSRGVVHGRLKSRNCVVDGRFVLKVTDYGLNEIINSLNTTVEDSRPEDQLWTAPELLRSVKLMRKGTCAADVFSFSIIMQEVISRSSPYCMLDMPAKEIIEKLRSPPPLCRPCVSVDEAPLEVIQIMKQAWSEDPKLRPTFEEIFKQFKSLTKGKKTNLIDSMLRMLEQYSTNLEDLIRERTEELEVERQKTDALVAQMLPKMLCEPLWLRPLCPGLWPWP
- the LOC143518343 gene encoding uncharacterized protein LOC143518343; amino-acid sequence: MSQHVSVTNSKCPLCQGSDTVKVNGHRAMCHRCSKSYDIYCFCKACQLERLKSAEADASCRPARCALRAVLLSEECITDPSSPAKGCPFFRACPKCNTLVTHNGRICPNVTCPGCSTLFCFRCIRQMYCRGVGCTIVDNSRSLEALGL